In the Streptomyces sp. f51 genome, one interval contains:
- a CDS encoding NlpC/P60 family protein — MASHRKARPTGTRIAGIRTPALATAALTSVALLSQTATAAPSAEPRPGIEAVSKKVDDLYHQAETATNKYNATREKTAEQRKRVDTLLDDVARRTEKLNTAREELGSFAAAQYRTGAAAPGTATLLLADNPQDYFDQTQLMSRLTKRQKAAVDAYITDQAATTRKRAEATRNLESLTASQKALKTSKTAVQQKLSEARDLLSKLNTEEKARLAAIERKKQERAAAKAAELARQQAAAAKAERTQPSSSGTGTPAAGSTAGSPTGSTATGSSSKAADALAFARAQIGKPYVWGATGPDSYDCSGLTQAAWKAAGVSLPRVTYDQVNAGTTVPLADARPGDLVFFYDDISHVGLYIGGGMMIHAPKPGAYVREESIYYDGTSAIHSVVRPA; from the coding sequence TTGGCGTCACACCGCAAGGCGCGTCCCACGGGTACGCGCATCGCAGGCATACGGACCCCGGCCCTGGCCACGGCGGCCCTCACGTCCGTGGCCCTGCTCTCGCAGACGGCCACCGCGGCCCCCTCGGCCGAACCGAGGCCCGGCATCGAAGCGGTCTCGAAGAAGGTCGACGACCTCTACCACCAGGCCGAGACGGCCACGAACAAGTACAACGCGACCCGGGAGAAGACCGCCGAGCAGCGCAAGCGCGTCGACACCCTGCTCGACGACGTCGCCCGGCGCACCGAGAAGCTCAACACCGCGCGCGAGGAACTGGGTTCGTTCGCGGCGGCGCAGTACAGGACCGGGGCCGCCGCACCCGGAACGGCGACCCTGCTGCTCGCGGACAACCCGCAGGACTACTTCGACCAGACCCAGTTGATGAGCCGTCTGACGAAACGCCAGAAGGCGGCCGTCGACGCCTACATCACCGACCAGGCCGCCACCACCAGGAAGCGGGCGGAGGCCACGCGGAACCTCGAATCGCTGACCGCCTCGCAGAAGGCGCTCAAGACGTCCAAGACCGCGGTGCAGCAGAAGCTCTCCGAGGCCCGCGACCTCCTGTCGAAGCTGAACACCGAGGAGAAGGCGCGGCTGGCGGCGATCGAGAGGAAGAAGCAGGAGCGGGCCGCGGCGAAGGCGGCGGAACTGGCACGGCAGCAGGCCGCCGCCGCCAAGGCCGAGCGGACGCAGCCGTCGTCGAGCGGCACGGGCACCCCGGCCGCCGGCTCGACGGCCGGGTCGCCGACGGGATCGACGGCGACGGGCTCCTCGTCGAAGGCGGCCGACGCGCTCGCCTTCGCCCGCGCCCAGATCGGCAAGCCGTACGTCTGGGGCGCCACCGGCCCCGACTCCTACGACTGCTCGGGCCTGACCCAGGCCGCCTGGAAGGCCGCGGGCGTCAGCCTCCCGCGCGTCACCTACGACCAGGTGAACGCCGGCACCACGGTCCCCCTCGCCGACGCCCGGCCCGGCGACCTCGTCTTCTTCTACGACGACATCAGCCACGTCGGCCTGTACATCGGTGGCGGCATGATGATCCACGCGCCGAAGCCGGGGGCGTACGTCCGCGAGGAGTCGATCTACTACGACGGCACGTCGGCGATCCACAGCGTGGTGCGCCCGGCGTAG
- a CDS encoding DoxX family protein: protein MTHGMRTDTHTQYLEERRGWRETATRYSLLPLRIFLGVTFIYAGLDKLTNSAFMKASGSGSIGDMMRTVRDSSAIPALVDLSLKSPVGFGYAIAFGELAVGIGTLIGLLARLAALGGALISLSLWLTVSWASDPYYYGNDLPYLFCWTPLLLAGASYWSLDAVIRRRRQQRSAY, encoded by the coding sequence ATGACTCACGGTATGCGGACGGATACTCACACCCAGTATCTGGAGGAACGACGCGGCTGGCGGGAGACCGCCACGCGCTACTCCCTGCTGCCACTCCGGATCTTCCTGGGCGTCACCTTCATCTACGCCGGCCTGGACAAACTCACGAACAGCGCCTTCATGAAGGCCTCCGGCTCGGGTTCGATCGGCGACATGATGCGCACGGTGCGCGACTCCTCCGCCATCCCGGCCCTCGTGGACCTGTCCCTGAAGAGCCCCGTCGGCTTCGGCTACGCCATCGCCTTCGGCGAACTCGCCGTCGGGATCGGCACCCTGATCGGCCTGCTGGCCCGCCTCGCCGCGCTCGGCGGCGCGCTCATATCGCTCAGCCTGTGGCTGACGGTGAGCTGGGCCTCCGACCCGTACTACTACGGCAACGACCTTCCGTACCTGTTCTGCTGGACCCCGCTCCTGCTGGCCGGGGCGTCCTACTGGTCGCTGGACGCCGTGATCAGGCGACGGCGCCAGCAACGGAGCGCCTACTGA
- a CDS encoding PspC domain-containing protein — protein MPDAAVTPADDPRPPRKLYRSSDGRWLGGVARGLAGHLGLPVVWVRLVFAGLFMADGLGALLYAAFWFFVPLGVGGVGSGRTPAFTTETSPDGRRRLVARKPDKGQIVALLLMVVVAMVFVGNVNLGGGTKAYLWPTVLVGAGVALVWRQADNARRARWAEVGRRRRTLTLLRSAAGVLLVTAGVSGIFVLQGSAAHLGSVLQAALAVLVGVALLAGPYLIRMTQDLSEERLMRIRAQERAEVAAHVHDSVLHTLTLIQRNAENANEVRRLARAQERDLRAWLYKPEGSGKDDDEGPGTLAEAVRGHAAEVEDKHGVPIEVVVVGDCPLDDRLTAQMQAAREAMVNAAKYGGEGGAVQVYAEVEERTVFVSVRDRGPGFDLDAIPADRMGVRESIIGRMERNGGTARLRAVPDGGTEVELEMERAEKTS, from the coding sequence ATGCCGGATGCCGCTGTCACGCCCGCCGACGACCCGAGGCCCCCGCGCAAGCTCTACCGCAGCAGCGACGGACGCTGGCTCGGTGGCGTGGCGCGCGGGCTCGCCGGGCATCTCGGGCTGCCCGTGGTCTGGGTGCGGCTGGTGTTCGCCGGGCTGTTCATGGCGGACGGGCTCGGCGCGCTGCTGTACGCGGCCTTCTGGTTCTTCGTGCCGCTCGGCGTCGGCGGTGTCGGCTCCGGCCGGACGCCCGCGTTCACCACCGAGACCTCGCCCGACGGCCGGCGCAGACTCGTGGCCCGCAAGCCGGACAAGGGCCAGATCGTCGCCCTTCTCCTCATGGTCGTCGTGGCGATGGTCTTCGTCGGCAACGTGAACCTCGGCGGCGGCACGAAGGCGTATCTGTGGCCGACGGTCCTCGTCGGCGCGGGCGTCGCCCTCGTCTGGCGCCAGGCGGACAACGCCCGGCGGGCCCGCTGGGCCGAGGTCGGCCGCCGCCGCCGTACGCTCACGCTGCTGCGGTCCGCGGCGGGCGTCCTGCTCGTCACCGCCGGCGTTTCCGGGATCTTCGTCCTCCAGGGTTCCGCGGCCCACCTCGGCTCGGTGCTCCAGGCGGCGCTCGCGGTCCTCGTCGGCGTCGCGCTGCTCGCCGGCCCGTATCTGATCCGGATGACCCAGGACCTCTCCGAGGAGCGCCTGATGCGCATCCGCGCGCAGGAGCGGGCCGAAGTCGCCGCCCACGTCCACGACTCGGTGCTGCACACCCTGACCCTGATCCAGCGCAACGCGGAGAACGCGAACGAGGTGCGGCGCCTCGCCCGCGCCCAGGAGCGCGATCTGCGGGCCTGGCTCTACAAACCGGAGGGCAGCGGCAAGGACGACGACGAGGGGCCCGGCACCCTCGCGGAGGCCGTCCGCGGCCATGCCGCCGAGGTCGAGGACAAGCACGGCGTGCCCATCGAGGTCGTCGTCGTGGGCGACTGCCCGCTCGACGACCGTCTGACCGCGCAGATGCAGGCGGCGAGGGAAGCGATGGTGAACGCGGCCAAGTACGGTGGCGAGGGCGGCGCCGTTCAGGTCTACGCCGAGGTCGAGGAAAGGACGGTCTTCGTGTCCGTCCGCGACCGCGGCCCCGGCTTCGACCTCGACGCGATACCCGCCGACCGCATGGGCGTCAGAGAATCGATCATCGGCCGCATGGAGCGCAACGGCGGCACGGCGCGGCTGCGCGCGGTGCCGGATGGCGGCACGGAGGTCGAGCTGGAGATGGAGAGGGCGGAGAAAACGTCATGA
- a CDS encoding response regulator transcription factor, with protein MSETNEPVESGGSAAEAPASAGDAPEGGRRVRVVLVDDHRMFRTGVQAEIGETARTGVEVVGEAADVDQAVTVITATRPEVVLLDVHLPGGGGVEVLRRCAPLMADAEQPVRFLALSVSDAAEDVIGVIRGGARGYVTKTITGTDLVDSVFRVQDGDAVFSPRLAGFVLDAFASTDAPPVDEDMDRLTQREREVLRLIARGYAYKEIAKQLFISVKTVESHVSAVLRKLQLSNRHELTRWATARRLV; from the coding sequence ATGAGCGAGACGAACGAGCCTGTGGAGTCCGGCGGTTCGGCGGCGGAGGCCCCCGCGTCCGCGGGCGACGCCCCCGAGGGCGGGCGCCGGGTGCGCGTGGTGCTCGTCGACGACCACCGCATGTTCCGTACGGGGGTCCAGGCCGAGATCGGCGAGACCGCGCGGACCGGCGTCGAGGTCGTCGGCGAGGCCGCGGACGTCGACCAGGCGGTCACGGTCATCACGGCCACCCGCCCCGAGGTAGTCCTCCTGGACGTCCACCTTCCCGGCGGCGGCGGTGTCGAAGTGCTGCGCCGCTGCGCTCCGTTGATGGCCGACGCCGAGCAGCCGGTCCGTTTTCTCGCGCTGTCCGTCTCGGACGCCGCGGAGGACGTGATCGGTGTGATCCGCGGCGGCGCCAGGGGGTACGTCACCAAGACGATCACCGGCACGGATCTGGTGGACTCGGTCTTCCGCGTCCAGGACGGCGACGCGGTCTTCTCCCCGCGCCTCGCCGGATTCGTCCTCGACGCCTTCGCCTCCACCGACGCCCCGCCCGTCGACGAGGACATGGACCGCCTCACCCAGCGCGAGCGCGAGGTCCTGCGCCTCATCGCCCGGGGGTACGCGTACAAGGAGATCGCCAAGCAGCTGTTCATCTCCGTCAAGACCGTCGAGTCGCACGTCTCGGCTGTCCTGCGCAAGCTCCAGCTCTCCAACCGCCACGAGCTGACCCGCTGGGCGACGGCGCGCCGGCTGGTCTGA
- a CDS encoding PspC domain-containing protein, producing the protein MTDQQHAAAEPDPGAAPGGEPRAHGEAAAARPADSGADVSSGAPSRFRRDRRQKVLGGVCAGLGRQCDMDPVIFRIVLAVLSATGGIGLIFYGFAWLFVPYDDEEENEVRKLLTGRVDGPALTAVLFALVGCGVFLSMLRNGSVLTFAVVLSLLLAGAGYWSQNRGAADPDPLAAQAAADAPPEAKAPPAPDSYPSWWRDPIVKDGSHVGGTGYMWGPVEARDRDVAAALNIARGTSRPDARADRERGPRGPRPIGGRIFLLALLAGGLTTGLNWHDRALGTSLQAGLAAALIVFGLGIAVSSLRGRTGAGTVFLAVVTAGLLAASAALPKDIDTHWVRTNWTPATVADVRPRYELGTGVGTLDLSRVDLSGGQTLKTGAQVGAGRLRVIVPKDVTVRLTAEVGVGDIQLPGDDKKDVDVQPGKHEQATLPPAPGAKKGGTVDLDLQVGVGQAEVDRAAS; encoded by the coding sequence ATGACAGATCAGCAGCACGCGGCGGCGGAGCCGGACCCCGGCGCCGCTCCGGGCGGCGAGCCGCGCGCTCACGGGGAAGCGGCCGCGGCACGGCCGGCGGACTCCGGCGCCGACGTCTCCTCCGGGGCGCCGAGCAGGTTCCGGCGCGACCGCCGGCAGAAGGTGCTCGGCGGGGTGTGCGCAGGGCTCGGCCGGCAGTGCGACATGGACCCGGTGATCTTCCGGATCGTGCTCGCGGTGCTCTCCGCGACCGGCGGCATCGGGCTCATCTTCTACGGTTTCGCCTGGCTCTTCGTCCCGTACGACGACGAGGAGGAGAACGAGGTCCGCAAGCTGCTCACCGGCCGGGTCGACGGCCCCGCGCTGACCGCCGTGCTGTTCGCGCTGGTCGGCTGCGGGGTGTTCCTGTCCATGCTGAGGAACGGCAGCGTGCTGACGTTCGCCGTCGTCCTGTCCCTGCTGCTGGCGGGCGCCGGGTACTGGTCGCAGAACCGCGGCGCCGCGGACCCGGACCCCCTGGCCGCGCAGGCCGCCGCGGACGCCCCGCCGGAGGCGAAGGCACCGCCCGCCCCCGACTCCTACCCCTCCTGGTGGCGCGACCCGATCGTCAAGGACGGTTCGCACGTCGGCGGCACCGGTTACATGTGGGGCCCGGTGGAGGCCCGGGACCGCGATGTGGCGGCCGCGCTCAACATCGCCCGCGGCACCTCACGCCCCGACGCCCGCGCGGACCGCGAGCGCGGACCGCGCGGACCCCGTCCCATCGGCGGCCGGATCTTCCTGCTCGCCCTCCTGGCGGGCGGCCTGACGACGGGCCTGAACTGGCACGACCGGGCGCTCGGCACCAGCCTCCAGGCCGGACTCGCCGCGGCGCTCATCGTGTTCGGCCTGGGCATCGCCGTGAGTTCCCTGCGCGGCCGCACGGGCGCGGGGACGGTCTTCCTCGCGGTGGTCACGGCGGGGCTCCTCGCTGCCTCGGCGGCCCTGCCGAAGGACATCGACACGCACTGGGTGCGGACGAACTGGACCCCGGCGACCGTGGCCGACGTACGGCCGCGATACGAACTGGGCACGGGAGTGGGCACCCTCGACCTCAGCCGGGTCGACCTCTCCGGGGGGCAGACGCTCAAGACCGGCGCCCAGGTGGGCGCGGGCCGGCTGAGGGTGATCGTCCCCAAGGACGTGACCGTGCGGCTCACCGCCGAGGTGGGCGTCGGGGACATCCAGCTGCCGGGCGACGACAAGAAGGATGTGGACGTGCAACCGGGCAAGCACGAACAGGCGACCTTGCCACCGGCGCCGGGCGCCAAGAAGGGCGGCACCGTGGACCTCGACCTCCAGGTCGGCGTCGGCCAGGCGGAGGTGGACCGTGCCGCGTCATGA
- a CDS encoding tellurite resistance/C4-dicarboxylate transporter family protein, with protein MPDTPDMTDMIPLRSWWVGWAPAAGAAVMATGILSIGLHLTGHETLSRIALVLASLTWVGLASDFLARLLGDREQWARRAGTPAGLDAVAATTVLGTRFSVLGWRGLAEVLLALSAVLWPVLLLAVLRHWRRRMAGEVFLVCVATQGLSVLGSAIATEAGSDWLAHAAMTLFWVGTALYVLAFASFDPWEVRKGAGDHWVAAGALGISALAGAGLVAAHHVNPYLWNNDDQGVLRATTGALLALDLVCYLVLAVAEVVWPRPRRDVRRWSTVFPMGMTAVAALAVADALDVFRLKGPGQVLLWIAVAAWLVAAVVTALAFRSAARERRR; from the coding sequence ATGCCAGACACACCGGACATGACGGACATGATTCCGCTCCGCTCCTGGTGGGTGGGGTGGGCACCCGCCGCCGGGGCCGCCGTCATGGCCACCGGCATTCTCTCGATCGGTCTGCATCTGACCGGCCACGAGACCCTCTCCCGGATCGCGCTCGTTCTCGCGTCGCTCACCTGGGTCGGGCTCGCCTCGGACTTCCTCGCCCGGCTGCTGGGCGACCGGGAGCAGTGGGCGCGACGGGCCGGAACGCCCGCGGGGCTCGACGCGGTCGCGGCGACCACCGTGCTCGGCACCCGGTTCTCGGTGCTGGGGTGGCGGGGGCTCGCGGAGGTCCTGCTCGCACTGTCGGCCGTCCTCTGGCCGGTCCTGCTCCTGGCCGTCCTGCGGCACTGGCGGCGCCGTATGGCCGGCGAGGTGTTCCTCGTCTGCGTGGCCACGCAAGGGCTCTCGGTCCTCGGGTCGGCGATCGCCACCGAGGCTGGCTCGGACTGGCTCGCGCACGCCGCGATGACGCTGTTCTGGGTGGGAACCGCGCTCTACGTGCTCGCGTTCGCGTCCTTCGACCCCTGGGAGGTGCGGAAGGGGGCCGGGGACCACTGGGTGGCGGCCGGCGCGCTGGGCATCTCCGCGCTGGCCGGGGCGGGACTCGTCGCGGCGCACCACGTGAATCCGTATCTGTGGAACAACGACGACCAGGGCGTCCTGCGCGCCACGACGGGCGCGCTGCTGGCGCTCGACCTCGTCTGCTACCTCGTGCTGGCCGTCGCGGAGGTGGTGTGGCCGCGCCCGCGCCGCGACGTGCGGCGGTGGTCGACCGTCTTCCCGATGGGGATGACGGCGGTGGCGGCCCTCGCGGTCGCGGACGCGCTCGACGTCTTCCGGCTCAAGGGGCCGGGCCAGGTGCTGCTGTGGATCGCGGTGGCGGCGTGGCTCGTGGCGGCCGTGGTCACCGCTCTCGCCTTCCGGTCCGCCGCGCGGGAGCGACGGCGCTGA
- a CDS encoding NlpC/P60 family protein, giving the protein MAAHRKAKQRSIGGNTARTAATIALAGAATATGFDGVGHADPQLSPAQVKAQVDKLYVEAEAATQKYDGAKEKAGQAEANLRKLRDEAARREDKLNSARDALGSMAAAQYRSGGLDPVVQLALSDHPDQYLEGAAFAERVGTRQSAEIDGVRQQLRELEQLRGAAHVELSALTSRQAELKRQKKTINEKLGAARQLLDRLTPQQRTQYAERGGAGDQQHVSRDAARDPAPVASSGASGGSAAGTGVAAPNSRAAAAVAYAYSKLGSPYVWGATGPDAFDCSGLAQAAYRSAGISLPRTTYAQIDAGQRVTLSQLQPGDLVFFYAGVTHVGIYVGNGQMIHAPNPSAPVRLAPISEMPFAGAARVA; this is encoded by the coding sequence GTGGCAGCGCACCGCAAGGCCAAACAGCGCTCGATCGGCGGAAACACGGCTCGCACGGCGGCCACCATCGCCCTCGCGGGCGCGGCGACGGCCACCGGCTTCGACGGAGTCGGTCACGCCGACCCCCAGCTCTCCCCGGCCCAGGTGAAGGCCCAGGTCGACAAGCTGTACGTGGAGGCGGAGGCCGCCACCCAGAAGTACGACGGGGCCAAGGAGAAGGCCGGCCAGGCGGAGGCGAACCTGCGCAAGCTCCGCGACGAGGCGGCGCGCCGGGAGGACAAGCTCAACTCGGCCCGGGACGCGCTGGGTTCGATGGCGGCGGCGCAGTACCGCAGCGGCGGTCTCGACCCCGTGGTGCAGCTCGCCCTCTCCGACCACCCGGACCAGTACCTGGAGGGAGCCGCGTTCGCCGAGCGGGTCGGCACCCGGCAGTCGGCGGAGATCGACGGGGTGCGCCAACAGCTGCGCGAGCTGGAGCAGTTGCGCGGTGCGGCGCACGTCGAGCTGTCCGCGCTCACCTCGCGGCAGGCCGAGCTGAAGCGGCAGAAGAAGACGATCAACGAGAAGCTGGGCGCGGCACGCCAGTTGCTCGACCGGCTCACTCCGCAACAGCGCACGCAGTACGCGGAGCGCGGGGGCGCGGGCGACCAGCAGCACGTCTCGCGCGACGCGGCCCGCGATCCCGCGCCGGTCGCCTCGTCCGGCGCGTCGGGTGGCTCCGCGGCCGGCACCGGGGTGGCGGCGCCCAACTCCCGCGCGGCGGCCGCCGTCGCCTACGCCTACTCGAAGCTCGGCAGCCCCTACGTCTGGGGCGCCACCGGCCCCGACGCCTTCGACTGCTCGGGGCTCGCCCAGGCCGCGTACCGTTCCGCGGGCATCTCCCTGCCCCGTACGACCTATGCGCAGATCGACGCGGGGCAGCGGGTCACGCTCTCCCAACTCCAGCCCGGCGACCTGGTGTTCTTCTACGCGGGTGTCACACACGTGGGCATCTACGTCGGCAACGGCCAGATGATCCACGCCCCGAACCCGTCGGCGCCCGTGCGGCTGGCCCCGATCAGCGAGATGCCCTTCGCGGGGGCCGCCCGGGTCGCGTGA